One genomic segment of Sparus aurata chromosome 24, fSpaAur1.1, whole genome shotgun sequence includes these proteins:
- the dhrsx gene encoding polyprenol dehydrogenase, with product MWLISVLLPLARLYLCGIKVLLYQTFNRSFTLPVLPKQNGRVAIVTGGTRGMGFETARHLASLGMHVVIAGNEEEEGKAAVRKIEEEEGSKGKAEFVYLDLTSMKSVRQFVKMFKNRGLPLHVLVNNAGTMLVPERQTEDGFEFHFALNYLGHFLLTNLLLDLLKRSGRHGSCSRIVNMSSATHYAGVLDLDDLNRRKYYSSHGAYSQSKLALVLFTYYLQEQLMAGGFPVIVNAVDPGMVDTALYDNLWTLAQAMKKPVAKILFRTPAEGASISVYAAAASEMEGVGGCYLYNGEKRESSDSSYDCELQMKLWKKSCELAGLP from the exons TCTTGCCAAAGCAAAATGGAAGGGTTGCCATTGTGACTGGGGGTACCAGAGGAATGGGTTTTGAGACAGCGAGACACCTGGCAAGCCTGGGCATGCATGTTGTCATAG CTGGGAACGAGGAAGAAGAGGGCAAAGCAGCTGTCAGGAAGATTGAAGAAGAGGAAGGCAGCAAGGGGAAAG CTGAGTTTGTCTACCTGGACCTGACCTCAATGAAATCAGTGCGACAGTTTGTTAAGATGTTCAAGAACAGAGGCCTCCCTCTCCATGTTCTGGTGAACAATG CTGGCACAATGCTGGttcctgagagacagacagaggacgGCTTCGAGTTCCACTTCGCGCTCAACTACCTCGGCCACTTCCTGCTGACCAACCTGCTGCTGGACCTGCTGAAGAGGTCAGGAAGACACGGCTCCTGCTCCAGGATCGTCAACATGTCCTCTGCTACACACTATGCAGGAGTGCTGGACCTGGATGATTTAAACAggag GAAATACTACAGTTCCCATGGTGCCTACTCCCAAAGCAAACTGGCTCTGGTCCTCTTCACCTACTACctgcaggagcagctgatggCCGGTGGTTTCCCAGTGATAGTTAACGCCGTGGACCCCGGCATGGTGGACACAGCGCTGTACGACAACCTGTGGACCCTCGCACAGGCAATGAAGAAACCTGTGGCCAAGATACTGTTCAGG ACTCCAGCGGAGGGAGCGTCCATATCTGTCTATGCAGCAGCTGCCTCTGAgatggagggggtggggggctgTTACCTGTACAACGGCGAGAAGAGGGAGTCCTCCGACTCTTCCTATGACTGTGAGCTACAAATGAAGCTGTGGAAGAAGAGCTGTGAGTTGGCGGGCCTTCCGTAG